From the Kwoniella pini CBS 10737 chromosome 8, complete sequence genome, one window contains:
- a CDS encoding mitochondrial 54S ribosomal protein mL43 yields the protein MPRLVPSSSSIPKTYPVPGYNHFLTPLRKLIFDYDAESPSQHGIRSFIRKPLINLARENPDVEFVVRRLKRGKAAVLRGHYVNGRDKVICVNKLEMDGVTNKVKLLLNSSGAKIKPLKNLTLEAAPASESARGVWSALHDQMKDGQGYRI from the exons ATGCCTCGACTGGtcccatcttcttcatcaataccGAAAACGTACCCTGTTCCAGGATACAATCACTTCTTAACACCACTTAGAAAGTTGATATTCGATTATGATGCTGAATCACCTTCCCAACATGGTATAAG ATCATTTATTCGAAAACCTTTGATAAATCTTGCTCGAGAAAACCCGGATGTAGAATTCGTGGTTAGACGGCTGAAGAGGGGAAAAGCTGCTGTTTTGAGGGGTCATTATG TCAATGGTCGAGACAAGGTGATATGTGTGAATAAGCTGGAAATGGATGGTGTGACGAATAAA GTCAAATTATTGTTAAATTCATCAGGAGCAAAGATCAAACCACTGAAAAACTTAACTCTAGAAGCCGCTCCTGCGTCAGAATCAGCAAGAGGAGTTTGGTCTGCTTTACATgatcaaatgaaagatgGACAAGGATATAGGATATAA